A segment of the Cricetulus griseus strain 17A/GY chromosome 6, alternate assembly CriGri-PICRH-1.0, whole genome shotgun sequence genome:
gattctgtgggttttcttgtgccccactggctcctacaatccttcctcctcttcctcaggattctccaagctctgcctaatatttagttatgggtctctgcatctgttcccatcagttgctgggtgaagcttctctgatgacaattgagcaCCAGTCTATGAGTatggcagaatatcattaggaatcatttcattgactattTTTTTAACAAACAAGATTGGTTCTATCCTAGGCTCTGGGGTATTCTGCCTCTGGGGCCTGGCCCTCGGGGGTGAGCTCcctctcatggtatgggtctcaagctgggcCAGTCATTGATTGGTCACTCCTACACTTTCTATGCTCTGATACCTTTTTTTACTACTCTGTTCCCATTAGCAGTCACTCCCCATAGTCTCCAATCATCCTGGCATCCATCGGTCTTTCTGTCTTTATCAATCTCTGGACATGTAATAGTAGAGCATGCGTGACCAGCCTCTACCAGGCCTGCCTGGGTGTGTTGTGGTTTCAGAGGTCAGGGCGGTCAGTGGGCTCAACTATCCTTGAACTAAGCTTTCCTTTTTTGGTTCCTGTCCTCTTCCTAGGGATGCTCAGGGTCTGACTGTCCTTTGGCACTGATGTCCACAAGGAGCCAGCAGCCCATCTCCAGCTGCTTCTCTGGGCCAGCCAGCAGTGGCATGTAGGCCATCTTCTTGTGTTTGGCAAAATGCCCCCTCGTCCCCAACCACTCTGTTACCCTTGAAAGGCCCTGCAGCAGGCCTGTCCTTGGCATAGTGCCTTTCCCCTCATGCCCTCTGGGTATTATTTAATATCCATACTTCCTGTGCTAGCCTGCCTTCTAGTTCTCAGCAAGCATGTGCTTCGACAAACCCCTCTGTGCTTGTGGACGCTGCCCCCACACTCCCAGGGCAAGCACCAGTGGGAAGTGGAGATGCCCAACCCTGAGGAAGAGTCGAGAGATCAAGGACCCCATGCCTGTCACCTACCCATGCCACTCAGGTAGCTCAAGTTCACTGTCCTCCCCGAGCCCACTGCAGAATATTACTGTGTTGAGTGGTCAGACCCTCCTAGAGGACATTGCTTGGCCTCTGGAGCCTATTCCACGGTGGCATTTCCAATCTAACTTTGGAAAATCTGTGGTTCCCTATGTGGTACAGTCACTCTGCTAGGCTCAGAAACTATCTGGTGACAGCCATGCCATTGGTAGTTTATTCCAATAAGCCAGGCTTCCAGCTGAGATGTTGACGTGGATCTCATCGCTAAGAAGGTCCTGAAGAATGCCTGAACAGGATGCTAAGCCTCCCTGAGTGTCCTCCTTTCCCACTGCTTAACACTGACTAGTGTCCACTGGGTCTCACCTGATTTTCCCTTTAGTCACTGTGGCACGGTTCACTAACCACCTCCCTCTTCAGCACTCAGGTCCATCTGTAACTCGGGGACTTGAAAGGCCGTAGCATCTCTGGGTGGAAGTCTTGAGGCTGTTCCACTTGCTGGCACAGCCCTTCCCTTGGTAACTGCATTTTTCATCCATCTCTTTGGCCTCTCCTCTTGACGGTCAATACAAAGAGACTTCTAGCATGGTACAAGAGAGCCACCcagtcctcctcaccctcctccaaCCTATTTCACTTCTGGGCTTTCTGCAAGAGGAACGCTGTAAAATCATCAGCTCCCCCACCAACACCAAAGGCTGTCATTTCTCTCATGTCACCATCCTGTCCCTGGGGGGTCTGGGGACAAATGTCTCTCCACCTAGAACACAGGCTGCTTCAGAAGGAAACCATATCCCTCTCTCATGTTTGCTGCTTTGCATTAAGAGTTTATTACATTTTCATAGCAGTGGGCTCATCAATTAAGGGTCTGTGTAGTCGCTTCTGGAGGGGATGGTATGAAGAAGGGCTTGACTTAGTGGTGAGATGGGGATGTGGCTCCTACTgccatttcttctccctctcaaGGGAGCCTCTCCTGTCTTGGCCCCTGGCTCCACCCACCCTTTCTCCTCCCTGTGggatgaaaggaagaagaggctttAAATCCTACTTTTGTCTCTAGCCTTGAGCCACCCCACTCTGAGACCATCTGTGTTTGGTGGCAGCCCCTTGTTTTCCACAACAGCAGTGATAGGTCAGGGGGACAGCTATAGAGCAAGCGTGTTTCTTTTgctcacagggacacagagattGATGACCTGAAGACTCAGCTGTCCCGCATGCAGGAGGACTGGATTGAAGAGGAGTGCCACCGTGTGGAAGCCCAGCTGGCTCTGAAAGAGGCCCGCAAGGAGATCAGGCAGCTCAAGCAGGTCATCGACACTGTCAAGAACAACCTGATTGACAAGGACAAGGGGCTGCAGAAGTACTTTGTGGACATCAATATCCAGAACAAGAAGCTAGAGACACTGCTGCACAGCATGGAGGTAGCCCAGAACGGAATAGCCAAGGAGGAAGGAACTGGGGAGTCGGCTGGTGGGTCCCCTGCACGCTCCCTCACCCGAAGCTCCACCTACACCAAGCTGAGTGACCCAGCTGTCTGTGGTGACCGCCAACCAGGGGATCCCTCCAGCACCTCTGCTGAGGATGGAGCTGACAGTGGATTTGTGGCTGCTGACGACACACTGAGTCGGACGGACGCCCTGGAAGCCAGTAGCCTGCTGTCATCAGGAGTGGACTGTGGCCTTGAGGAAGCCTCATTGCACAGCTCCTTCAATCTGGGCCCCCGATTCCCTGCCAGCAACACCTATGAGAAGCTGCTGTGTGGCATGGAGGCTGGTGTGCAAGCCAGCTGCATGCAGGAGCGAGCCATCCAGACAGACTTCGTGCAGTACCAGCCTGACCTGGACACCATCCTGGAGAAAGTAGGCCAGGCTCAGGTGTGTGGGACAGTCCCCAAGGACAGGCACTCAGCGCTGGATCCCCACCTCTCAGGGCCCAGAGACCCCAACTCAGCAGTGGTGGTGACAGTAAGTGACGAGCCTGAGGCCCCAGAGTCCATCACCTGTGGGCCAGCTACACATCAGCCTGCATCCAACTCCAACCCAGGGCTACCAGTGAGTGTGGTGtgtcctgtggaagaggaggaggaggcagctgcCACTGAAAAGCAACCCAAGAGTTACTGGAGCCGTCACTACATTGTGGAtctgctggctgtggtggtgccaGCTGTGCCAACAGTGGCCTGGCTCTGCCGCTCCCAGAGGCGCCAGGGCCAGCCCATTTACAATATCAGCTCCCTGCTGCGGGGCTGCTGCACGGTGGCCTTGCACTCCATCCGTAGGATCAGCTGCCGCTCACTGAGCCAGCCAAGCTCCAGCGCAGCAGATGGCTCCCAGCTCTGAGGCTACCAGCCCTCCACTTCTGGCAGCCTGACCACTGATTGTAGGATGCCATTTACTGCCCCTGTCAGATCCCCATGGCCATCCTCTTATTTACTTTCAGGTCTGAAATAGCATCCCCCACCCCAGATGTTAATAGTATCAGGGATTCAGAAAGGCATTCCAAAGCTTCGAGAGAAAAAGTTGAAGGTAGAGCGGGAGAAACTGCTAAGAGTTTCCCCTCTGGCCCCCCAGACTTCAGACAAGGCAGGCCCTGCTCAGAAAGTCTCTGGCTGTGTTGATCTGGGGATCTTCCTTTCCCTTGCACCATCCTTCCCAACACCCAGCACACTCCATGTCTTCTCTCCCAGGCAACCCCTTGCCCTCTCCCAGGCTCCTGGACCAGTATTACCTCCTCAGATGGAGACAGCCAGGACCCAAAATGCAGAGAACCACTCCAAGCAGGGTACCACTGCCCAGGTCCCACTGAcaactccatcctctcctcctcccttgccgTGGGATGCAGCTGGAATGATCAGCTCAGGCAGGAGGCGTAGAGAGCAGGGTAGgttctatgtctctgtctgtctgtcctccagGCCCTCACAGTCTGTTTTCCTCTTGGCTTCTGGGTGTGTGAGATCGTCACTAGCTGTCCAATGCCCCTCACTACTCCTGACACACTAACCATGGGATTGGGAGGGAGCCCTTACCCCAAACCCCAGCTTCCATTGGGTGAATCCGCTAGCACAGAGAAGGCAAGGCCAGCAGCGCTAGGGGCCCTTTACCTTCTGAGATGAGTTCATCTCATCTGTAGCCTAGAGGTGCCTCAGCAAGTTGGGAAGTCAGAGGCCATTTGCCCCAGGCCCTTTGACCTCAGACCCTATGTTTGCACTCAAGTTCCCCTAGGGTCTTGGTTTCCTGCCCATCCCAGAACCCCCAGGCTGTTTACTTTCTGGGATGAGGGCTTCTGAATCTCTGACCCAGTTGTCTCCAGAGGAAGGTAGCCATCTGGAGGAATCTCCAGATGGTGTCCTGAAGCCACAGCATCTGCCTATCCATGCCAAAACAGGGTCCCCTGGGTGTGCTTCCTAAGCAGGGGCATGGCCAGGCAGTGGGAGCCTGCCTGGACTGCTCCTGGTCCAGTCAGCCTGGGAAGACGCCCTGATActcacttcccttttcttcccagagAGGCCATACCTACCTGAGTGGCCCACACCCAGGAGTTGGTAGAAGCCTGCATCTCACTCTGACATAGGAGCCTCTCTGGTTCTCTGCTGAGGTCGCTGGCCCTCACTGTTGCCCCAGTGACCACTACTTGACTCATGAGTTCTGCCCCTCCACTCTGTGCCCTCCccaagggcacctgcatgcaCCGCGAGtgggcagccagcctagccatCAGGGCAAGAGCCCTCTGCCATGCGCTTTGTGCCTCCAAAACTCTCTCACCTTGGCTGGGGCCTCAGACCAGCCATCCTTGGTGGAGCACCCCTACCCCAGCTGAACCAAACCCAAATGCCTGAGGCCTCGCTGGGGCTGCCCCATAGGACACTGGGGTGGTGCCATGGAGACAGGGGATAGAACTGATCCAAAGCCAAGCCAGGACTGGCCACGGACCGAGCCTCCTTGTGCTGTGCACTCATGGAGCTCCATATGTCTCCTTAGCAACAGCTGAAGCTCTgctgagaaaataaatgtatgaacTATATTTGACAACataaaaatccatatatttttCACCACTGGCATTTAGTCCAACTTTGCATCCCCTCTGTTCCATGTCTTGCTGTCTGGGCCTTCTTGTTGTGTCTCGTGTTTTGGTGGACTTGGGCAGGGCTAGGACTATGGTCCACTCTGTTCCTGCTGCTGGAGAAGCCATTGTGAAGCATCCAGGTCTGTAGAGACAGTAAGTGAAACTGACCATCACCCGCGCTGACCCTAGCCCTGCCTCGCCTACAGCAGAGGTCCTCTTTTGTGAGTTCTGCCTATCAGAAGGGCTCTGGCTCCTTGCCAGTGGAATGAGCAGGACATTACCCAGCCCTTGGATGACCCTGGATCCCTGCAGGCCGGGGTACAGGCCCTGCTCCTAAGTGTAAATGAGCCCAGAGTCCCATGCCTGTACAAGGGAGTTGCAATGTCTGTGCAACCCCACAAAGTGGGCTTGGAAGTAGACACTTCAGCAGCCTGCTGGTTCCATATCTGGAGAAGGGGATTGAGAGCGAGGTGGGACTGGGCTAGGCTCCCCTTTAGATGCTCATTCCCAAAGCTCCCCCATTTTCTTCCAGTTGGCCACTCCCCATAGGCTGCGATTTGCCCTCTTGCCCTTGGCTCCTGGAGCAGAAATGTGTAGGGTGCCCCTTTCCCCTGCCTCCAGTCAGAGCTGACAAGGTCTTGAGGAAGTGTCCCCAGGAACTACCTTCTATAGCTACTGAGCCCTGGGAGCACAGTGGCTTGCAGTAGTGGCTTCTTAGTTCTGGAGCCCTCTGTCAGGGCTCAGTGAGGACTTCTGAACAGAGGCAGCCTCGAGCAGAGTTCATGACCAATGTCTCAAGCAGCTAGCATACAGAGCTTTTCACTAAGAACCCTTTCCATCTTCACAGGCATCGGACAGCAGATCCCAGGCTCTAGGGCCAAAGGCTATTTATTGAGGGGCCTCCACCCAGGGAACTCGAAGCCCCTCTGAACTAGATGACAACACAAACAGGCCATCATACACTCTCACATTAGGCTATTCCCTTGGCAGAAACTTCAGGAGACACAGGAGGGGGGCCATGGGAAGGGGTTTTGACTCTCGgtctcctttgtctttttgttcagACAGAGTTGTGCCTGTAGCAGACAGCCCTGAATtaaagcatgaacacacacacagcccctcaGCCTGGTGTCTTTGTACCGTGTCATTTCTCTAAGTGTGTTGGGGTGGCTGAAAAACTCACCATGGCACCCAACAAAGATGGAACCAACTATTGGCTGGCTCAGCCCCACCAGGCCTTGCTGCGTAGGGTGGGGCCTCTCTGCCCATCTGGGATCAGGCACGGGATCTAGAATCCCCACTCTGATCCCAGATCACATCCTGCCCAGCACTGGAAGAATATTCCAGTTCTTCCCAGCAGTCCTGAAATGGCTTCTTTGGCCCATTCCATAGCTACAAAAACAGCCATAACCACTCAGGCAAGGGTCCTCAAGCCAGTAGAGGGTGTCCTCAACTATCCCTGCCACATGTTCCTCAGTGCCAACATCCCTATGACAGACTGGCAAGCATCCCACAACATAGAAACAGATCACTGCTCTCAGAAGGGCACACAGATAAGGCCTTGGCCTGATGGTTGTCGAAAAGCAAAAGCAACCCTGGAATGTCATAGGACCCAGGATTCTGGAATTTCTAGGAATTTTCATAGAAGGGGTTGTGTTTAAAATCCACTCTTTATTCAAAAGACAGTAAAGGGTTACAAGTAACCTACAGACAGGAAAGGGTTATACAAGTAATCTATGCACAACCCGTGACAAAGATCGATGAAGACAAAGAATACACGGGAATTCCTCCGTCAAGTCAGGAAGCAAAAGTCTGCAAAGGGACCCAGCTGCACTTGGTGACATTCTGCTATTCTGCCTAAGTGCCCAGCATCTAGGGTACAGAGCACCAAGTGCTCGAGTCCCACCCATACCTCAGCATACATAGCTAGGAGTCAGGACCCAAGGAAGCCTGAAAACAGCCATGACACACTCATTCAATATGCATCCACCTGGAACACACCCCTGCAATACCCAGACCCAAGCAGCAAGCCAGCTGCAACCTGTCATCTGAGGATTGCCGAGTTCGCTGCAGGATGGCAGGAGGCCTGGGCTGCCCTGTGACTTCAGATGTCTGGGATGGAGTGGTCCATGGTGTGGTGAAGCAGCAGCGGGGACAACCTAGACAGGGCAACAATGACAGTGGCCGAAACTGGCAGCTGTTCTTCCTTCATCCCCATCCCAACCTGTGCACCCACGAGGGCTGCATTCAGCCCCCACCTCTGAGGATTTCAAGTCATGAGACGCCACTAGCCACCATGAACTGAagaagagtcaaagacagagcAGAGCAGACCTGTGCCCTGGGTCAGCACCGAGGCTGCCAGAGCATAGGaatggagaggaagcagagagcagaggtcGGGGTAGTAGCCTTACTTTTTGACCATATGCTCATAGATCACAGTGGGGATGAGGGTCAGTGTGATGACGTTTCCAGCGGTGGTCAGGATCTCTGTAATCTTTTTGTCCTGAAGAGGGGGAAAGTGGTTGGTCATTTGGAGGAATGGGAATAGCACTGCCCTGACAGGTTGCTCAGCATGGCTCATGTGAGAGGACACCACGTACACCTCACACCTGCCCACAGCATCTGGCTGCCTGGGACCCTGGACATCTCAGGTGGGGTATCGTTCCTCTTATTTGAGAATTGGCAGGGTCACAGGAACATGGCACTGGCCTCCCATTCTTGAAGGCTAGCCATGTGGGCCTTACAGCACTGCCCCCCAAATgtgattctccagcctcagccaaCTTTGCTGGCCCCAGTTACATGTGGGCTCCTGTGGGAGACACTGGGTCCACCTGTGTCCTCAGGCTCCTGGTGGCTCACCAGCCTGAGCCAGCCACATGGATCCTCTCCCACACCTCGCTGACTAGGAAGAGGACAACAGACAATCTCCATGGAAACAGTGTCCACCAGTCTATCGACTACAGTTGTGGTAATGAGCCTCTGGCCCCTGCTCAGGTCCTGGTGACCATCATTTTGCATACATACAaaatctggttctgtgctttTATAGTTGTTCCAGAATAGATGGAACAACTAAGTGGAAGAGATGCCCCATAAGACTAGCGATGGCCACAAACTCTGATAGATAACTGACCTCAAAAAGCATAACTATACCTAGTACCTGAGGGTCTCATGGTACCATGGCTAGGTAGAGGAACCTATAAGTTCACAGTGATACCTTGGACCACCTGTGCAGTATGTGAGACCCACATCCGAGCATGGCTACACTCAGAATTACAAATGGACTGTTATCTTTTCTTGTAGACCagtatggtcttgaactcacaaagatctgcctgcctctacctcccgagtgctgggattaaaggagtgcaccaccaccacctggctgactgttatcttttcaaagaagccACTCCTAGCTGCTCAGGAGTGGCATTATTGCACTCAGCCTTTCAAGCGTTGACGGTGATGGCCTTTTGCCTGGTAGGCTTGATCACAGAGTACTGGGAGCAGGCTCACCAGGAGGGATCTCAGACATAGAACTCCCTGGCCACAATAGTACAGCCACCAGAACAAGTCTCCATGAAAGGTGAAGGGAGACTGCCAGGGACAAGGAAGCAGACACATGGCCCACTGTGGAGTGAGATGCCACCACCTGCCCCATGAGCACCACCTGCTGGAGAGGCACTCCCACTGTAGTGGCATGAATCAGGACTGGTCGCTCTCACTTGTTCAAGTCTCAGACCACAGCTCATTACTGCCCCTTCCCAGAAGACACCTCTCTTCCCACATCTACAGCACCAGCCTAAAGCCGGGTATACCTTCTTGCATTGTAAAGATAGAATTCACCTGCCTTCCCTGAATAAGCCAAGGCCAGAAATGGATGTCCACATCACCGTTTTCTAAAGGAAATCCCCATTACTGAATGTGATCAGCATCCAAAGAGAAATGCCACACAGAGGAGGAGGTGTCCTTGTGGCCAGCAGCCACCAGTGAGCCCAGGTCCTCACACATTAGGGTACCTGCTGGCCCATCTTGCGTGTTAGTATCTATAGTGGATTCTTATTGGGCACCTACTCATTCCGAGTGACACTGCTCATAGCTCCACACAGTCCTACTGAAGCCCCCATCTACCTTAGGATGGGCATGTTGAGGCTCTGGCAGGTTCTACAGCCTATGCAGACAGGAGCCGCCCCACCCCTACCATCTCCACAGTGCCTACCTTTAGCCCAATGACGTTCTGTCCGTTCACCTCACACACGTAGTGGTTAGTGAGAAGCCCGTTACGGGCTGCAGAGCTTCCCTTTACCACAGATACAATCTTCCCCTTCTTGATGAAAAAGCCAACTTGGCCTGAGCTGTCCTTGTGCATAGTGACAGTCCGCTGGAACGGCCTGGTAGAGAGTGACAGTAAGCTGGGCTTGTGGGTGTGGCTGGGGCCAGGCAGGGAGGATGCTGGGACCTGGCTACTGACCTGTCACGAACAATCATGGTGATCTTTTCTGCTGACGCCTTCTTCAATGCTTTGTGAGCTTTGTATGTGCTCCACCCAGCACAGTCACACCCATCAATCTGCAGGATCTGATCCCCAAAGCGCAACCCCACGAGGGATGCAGGAGTGTTGGCCTGGACAAGCTGCACAAAGAGCCCCTGGGAAGCAAGACTCCAGAGTCAGCACCCCTGGCTGCCTGAGCCTAGGCCCCTCCTCTAagatgtccctttccccttaccCTGTGAGCTTACAGTGTGGTGGGACCTAAGATCTTCTGGGGGACACACAGGTTATGGCTATTTTCCTGGAGGAGGAAACACACCAGACGACCCAGCATATGCCAAATCAGGATTTCAGCATCACAATCAATTCTCCCGTACCACCCTTCCCAAAGGCATCTGGCTGACTTTCTCTACAGTCATCAGGAAGCCAGGTCCATGGGAGTTGGGGTACTGGAAACGGGGCTCTGAGTAAAAGGAGCCTTGTATGGGACTGAAAGAGGATCCCTGCTGCAACTAGGCATACCTTGAGGCCTCAGGTATTAAGGTGCCTGCATGGAACCTTCCTTACTGTGGACAGAGGCTCTCTGAGACCTGGGAGGGGAGGCCCCTATACACTACGCCATCTCAGACTGCCAGGAAACTGCCCCCAAAGGGGAGCTTATATCCCTGGGACTGTGACAAGTGCTACTTAGCACCAGAGGGGCACACTGTCCCCCAGGGGCTCCTCCACAGATCTTTACCTTATCGACAGCCTGCAGGCGCAGTCCAGTCTTGCCACGCTCATCCTTGCACAGATGGATCTCACGCACCCCAGGCTTGATCTCTGCACGCAACACACCCAGGTTGTTCCCAGAGACTGGTGCTACCACGTGGCCAGGCCCAGGGCTAGTGACCACCATCTGCAGACACAgtagtggggggggggtcagccAGGCACCTGGGGCCCATGCCTCAAGGGCCTCTGGGTTCTAGGGAGGGATAAGTAAGAGGGTGGAACAGTCCctgaggtcacacacacacacacacacacacacacacacacacacacacacacacacacacacacacacacacactttgcagaGGCTGAGAGGAAATGGCACTTGATGTTGCCACTAGAGGGCATCAAAACCCATACCCCTAACAAGAGAGGCAAGGAAACTGGGTTCAGGAAGGAGTTCCTTTattttccaaaggaaatgaaaagaaaagatccacttaaaacaaagacattttcACATCAAATAACCAGCCACGGAAAATGAAAGGCTAGGTTTGACTTTGTCCTGAACcaagaataaaaattaacaaatgtttCCTC
Coding sequences within it:
- the Snph gene encoding syntaphilin isoform X3 codes for the protein MAMSLPGSRRASAGSRRRSMKYTLCSDNHGIKPPTPEQYLTPLQQKEVCIRHLKARLKDTQDRLQDRDTEIDDLKTQLSRMQEDWIEEECHRVEAQLALKEARKEIRQLKQVIDTVKNNLIDKDKGLQKYFVDINIQNKKLETLLHSMEVAQNGIAKEEGTGESAGGSPARSLTRSSTYTKLSDPAVCGDRQPGDPSSTSAEDGADSGFVAADDTLSRTDALEASSLLSSGVDCGLEEASLHSSFNLGPRFPASNTYEKLLCGMEAGVQASCMQERAIQTDFVQYQPDLDTILEKVGQAQVCGTVPKDRHSALDPHLSGPRDPNSAVVVTVSDEPEAPESITCGPATHQPASNSNPGLPVSVVCPVEEEEEAAATEKQPKSYWSRHYIVDLLAVVVPAVPTVAWLCRSQRRQGQPIYNISSLLRGCCTVALHSIRRISCRSLSQPSSSAADGSQL
- the Sdcbp2 gene encoding syntenin-2 isoform X2; translated protein: MVVTSPGPGHVVAPVSGNNLGVLRAEIKPGVREIHLCKDERGKTGLRLQAVDKGLFVQLVQANTPASLVGLRFGDQILQIDGCDCAGWSTYKAHKALKKASAEKITMIVRDRPFQRTVTMHKDSSGQVGFFIKKGKIVSVVKGSSAARNGLLTNHYVCEVNGQNVIGLKDKKITEILTTAGNVITLTLIPTVIYEHMVKKLSPLLLHHTMDHSIPDI
- the Sdcbp2 gene encoding syntenin-2 isoform X1; amino-acid sequence: MSVLYPSLEDLKVGQVIQAQARASPRLSPPSAPIASAPPLSELYPNLAELESYMGLSLSSQEVQKSLPQIPDGDNMVVTSPGPGHVVAPVSGNNLGVLRAEIKPGVREIHLCKDERGKTGLRLQAVDKGLFVQLVQANTPASLVGLRFGDQILQIDGCDCAGWSTYKAHKALKKASAEKITMIVRDRPFQRTVTMHKDSSGQVGFFIKKGKIVSVVKGSSAARNGLLTNHYVCEVNGQNVIGLKDKKITEILTTAGNVITLTLIPTVIYEHMVKKLSPLLLHHTMDHSIPDI
- the Snph gene encoding syntaphilin isoform X1, which codes for MPGSGPSERMTWPGPALPTPPTTRPLSSAPGTPPIPPLTRTRSLMAMSLPGSRRASAGSRRRTSPPVSVRDAYGTSSLSSSSNSGSCKGSDSSPTPRRSMKYTLCSDNHGIKPPTPEQYLTPLQQKEVCIRHLKARLKDTQDRLQDRDTEIDDLKTQLSRMQEDWIEEECHRVEAQLALKEARKEIRQLKQVIDTVKNNLIDKDKGLQKYFVDINIQNKKLETLLHSMEVAQNGIAKEEGTGESAGGSPARSLTRSSTYTKLSDPAVCGDRQPGDPSSTSAEDGADSGFVAADDTLSRTDALEASSLLSSGVDCGLEEASLHSSFNLGPRFPASNTYEKLLCGMEAGVQASCMQERAIQTDFVQYQPDLDTILEKVGQAQVCGTVPKDRHSALDPHLSGPRDPNSAVVVTVSDEPEAPESITCGPATHQPASNSNPGLPVSVVCPVEEEEEAAATEKQPKSYWSRHYIVDLLAVVVPAVPTVAWLCRSQRRQGQPIYNISSLLRGCCTVALHSIRRISCRSLSQPSSSAADGSQL
- the Snph gene encoding syntaphilin isoform X2, producing MAMSLPGSRRASAGSRRRTSPPVSVRDAYGTSSLSSSSNSGSCKGSDSSPTPRRSMKYTLCSDNHGIKPPTPEQYLTPLQQKEVCIRHLKARLKDTQDRLQDRDTEIDDLKTQLSRMQEDWIEEECHRVEAQLALKEARKEIRQLKQVIDTVKNNLIDKDKGLQKYFVDINIQNKKLETLLHSMEVAQNGIAKEEGTGESAGGSPARSLTRSSTYTKLSDPAVCGDRQPGDPSSTSAEDGADSGFVAADDTLSRTDALEASSLLSSGVDCGLEEASLHSSFNLGPRFPASNTYEKLLCGMEAGVQASCMQERAIQTDFVQYQPDLDTILEKVGQAQVCGTVPKDRHSALDPHLSGPRDPNSAVVVTVSDEPEAPESITCGPATHQPASNSNPGLPVSVVCPVEEEEEAAATEKQPKSYWSRHYIVDLLAVVVPAVPTVAWLCRSQRRQGQPIYNISSLLRGCCTVALHSIRRISCRSLSQPSSSAADGSQL